TGTCGTCACTTTGGCTATGGGCGGGCAGTTTCTGATCCCCTGGGCCTGGATGGCCCTAGCCTTTGCGCTCTGTTTTTTAGTGGGCCTGATATCGGGAATTTACCCCGCCATGAAAGCCGCTAGCCTAGACCCCATAGAATCTTTGCGCTATGAATAACGTCTAGATTAGGCCTAAAGAACCATCTTGTAATAATAGACTGTTACGCTTAAACTACTTCTAGGAGATAGCTTTTTATGCAAAATAAATGCGGCAAAGTTTAGAAAGCATTAAGAGAATGGAAGATTTATTTTAATAAGTTTATGTTATTCCTTTTCTAAAAAAGAAATAAGTTATATATTCGTGCTAGCAGGCTAATCAACTGTCACAACTCCCTTCTATTTTGTCGGTAAATTTAGCTGGAACAAAAATCGAACTAACTTAACTTTAAAATTAAATTTTATGGATTTCTCTAATTTGAAAGAAGAAGATGCCAAACAACTGCTCATGCAGTACGATGCGCAACAACGTCAACTTTTTTTCCAACTACAGCAGGTACAAACCGCTATTGGTAAATTACATGCAGTTTTGAATGGAGACAGCTCTTCAGAAGTAAATCCCACACCTCAGGTACAGCCCGTAAACAGCGCTTTTATTCCTGTAGGTTATATGTATAATGGCGAGCGTGTAATCACTCAAGCTGCTGCTGAGCAACCCCGCAAACGCCCATATACTCGCAATAGCCCTTGGCCCAAATTCATTCTAGACAAGTTGGAAGAGGGACAAAAAACATTGAGCAGCCGCGAAATTTATGAGCTAGGCATCAAGGCCAATGTAGAAGATGAGATGGGCTTCCCCGATGCTGGTGAAGTACGTCGCTTGATCTCTAGAGCCCTACACCGCTTGAGCAACCAAGAGAAGAAAATCTCTAAATTCCCTCTTCGTGAAGGACAAGGAAAAGGCTACAACTATGCTCTTCCTGCCTGGGTAGACAAAAAAGGTAACCTTCCTGATAAGTACAAGTCTGAAGACTTTTAGTCGGAAAGACACTTAACTAAAGAAGTTTTAATATGTCTCTTTGTTTTTACAAAGGGACATTTTTTTTATTTTGACGACTCCCTCTTTTTTATTTTGGGGCTGCCCCGCCCTGCCGGCGGGTCGGGCTATGCGGGGGCTCGCTACTCGCTCGGCCCTGCACTTTTTTCGCTTTGCTCAAAAAGCTTGGTCTGGCCTGCGGCCACCCCCTACTATCCCTCAGCCTGCGGCGGCTTTGCCGCCTGTAGGACCCAAATAGACAAAACGCATTTTATCATAGCGCTTTGAAGCGCAACAAAAAAGAATAAATTATGAGAAAGCAGCTTTTATTTTGCTTTTTGGCCCTAGGCTTCCTCTCTTCTTGCAGAACGGCCAACAACAGCGGCAGTTTTACCGATCCAAGAGATGGCCAAAGCTATAAAACAGTAAACCTAAGCGGCAATGTTTGGATGGCGGAAAACCTCCGCTTTGAGCATGCAGAAGCGCAGCCTTATGGAAAGGACGAAAGTAAAAAATCTGACGGTTTGCTGTACAGCTTGGCTGGCGCCCGCAATGCTTGTCCAGAAGGCTGGCATTTACCTTCTGTAGCAGAATGGAAGTTTTTGCTCAAAAAAGCGGGCGGCTATTATCATGAGGTAGTCAATGGCCGAAAGCCCGAAAGAAAGGACTCCCCTTCTTCAGTCTTTTTAAAAATCAATGAAGGAGATGGTTTTGGCTTTCCCGTTTTGCCTATTGGCTGGGGCAGCCCCAAAAATGGCGGCTTATTTATGGACCAAGGGAAGAAAACCGCTTTTTGGAGCGATACAGGCCATCCCACTATGAGAAAATACCATAAATTTGTTCTATTCAATTTTGAGGAACAAAGAGTAACCATTACTCAAAAGCCTTTTGACGACTTGCTTTTGCCTTGTCGTTGTGTACAAGATTAAGGCCCTTGTTTTTGGGCCCGCGGCCAGCTAGGCTGCAGGCCCAAAATATAAAAAACAACAGCCTTCCCTTTCCCTTGATTTTATTCCCATGTCTAGAGCAAGCTACTACTTAGAAAAAACAAAAAAGCGAATCATCTTGGCCCATAAACCTTTTGCCAGAGGTGGAGAAGGGGCCTTGTATAAAGTGCGAAGCCCCCGAAGGTTGCAAGATCGAGTGGTTAAATTGTATTATCCGCATAAATTGCAGGCCGAAAAAAGAAGCAAATTGCGGGCCCTCGCCAACTACCCTCCCCAAGGCCTAGGCGAAGAACAATCGCCTATTTTTGTTTGGCCCGAAGAAATAGTCGTGGACCAACACAAACAACTGCGGGGCTTTATGATGCCTTTTGTGCAGGGACATAAATTGGAGCTTTTTTGTTTGCCCAAATTGCCCGCTCGTTTAGGGAGTTATTTTCAAAAATATAATTTATCCGCAGAAAATGGCCGAGTTTTGCGGCTTCGCCTCGCCTTTGAATTGAGCTTGGGATTGGCTCGTTTGCAGGCCGAGGGCCCCTACGTTCTAGTGGATTTAAAGCCAGAAAACATCTTGCTTACTGCAGATAATCAACTGGCTTTTGTGGATTTGGATGCCATGCAATTGGAGCATCCTCAAGGGCTAGAAAAGGCCACCGTAACTACCCCAGAGTATAGCGCCCCAGAATATTATCGAGATGGCCGACCCTCTGTTTTTGATAGCAGTTGGGACAATTTTGCCTTGGCCGTGATTATTTACAAATTATTGTTTGGGATTCATCCCTTTGCAGCTGCCGCAGGGGGAAAATATGCCGAATTGACGAGTTTGCATCAAAAAATTGAGGCGGGACTCTTTCCGCATCAATCAGAAATTCCTTTTTCAGTTATTCCCCCTCCGCATCAGCGGTTTAAAGAAGAATCTACAGCTCTGCAAGAAGCATTTAAACAGGCCTTTATTCTTGGGCATTCTTCGCCGCAAGATCGGCCTTCGGCCAGAGCATACTGTTCTATTTTGTGGGCCGAATTAAAAGATCCTAATTTATTGGGACGTTTTTTAGACTTCTACCCTATTGTTTGGCGAAAAAAAGGAGAACTATTAACGGTAGAAGAATTAGCGACTAACTTTGGACAGGAAGAAAAAAGCATAGTGGCCCTAGAAGCGCCAATTTTGGCCCATTGGGAGCAGCAAGCCCTAGAACTGCCTCAGGAACTGCCCTCAGCGGTGATTATTCCGCCCCATTTGCGGAAAGAAATTTTGTGGGCCTTGCCTATCCTTGTTGTAGTCGCAGCTATTTTGGCCCTAAATTTAAAATGGGCCTATGGATTTCAGAAAAGCTTTTTGCTCTTCCCTATTTCGGTTGTTTTGGCTCTTCTAGGCTATTTTAAGCGAAAAAAGCTTTTGTTACAAGAACAAAAAAGAGTAGCTATTGGCGCCATTTGGGCCGAAATAAAGGCTTGGAATGAAGAAAGTGCGCAGCCTCCTTTGGCCAAAAAAGAATTGGCTTATTGGAATTTGGAAGAAAAGAAAAAAGACTTAATTAAGGAGTATCAGCAAGCTTTGAGGCAGCTAGAAAAAGAGCGCAAAATCTTAGCTGCGGCAGAAAAACAAATTGATCCTAAAGAGGAGGAAAAAGCCCTAAAGGCATTGCATGGGCAAAAAAGTCTGCCTTTTCCCCATCATCTTTGGAAAAAGAAGGATGCTTTTTTAAACCAGCTCTGGGAGCAATCGCCTTACCCCTTTAATGGGCAAAAAAGTATAGCCGCAGCTAAGCAGCAGTTGGCAGCATTAGAGGCTGAAGAATTGGAAAAAATAGAACAGGCTTCTTTTTCTACAGATAAAAAAGCAGCTAGATTGGCCATTTTAGAGAAAAACTACCAAGAAAATATGGCCCTTTGGGAAAGTCAGCAGCGTTCTTTAGACAGCAGTTGGCAACAAGAAGAGCTAGAAGGAAAGCAAAGACTAAATCGCTTGGCAGATTTTGATCGGAACTATAAAAAAAGGTTGCCTAGTATTTCTCCAGCTTTCAATCAAACTTTACTCATTTATATGGGTATTGACAGTATGTTGTCTTTGGCCCAAGTAGATCCAATTTCGGCAGAGCTTGAGTTTGTGGGAGGAGAAAAACGTTCTTTGGCCCCTTGGGTAGAGCAAAAACCCAGCTTAATGAAAGAGCTATATGATTGGTGGCAGGAAGTTATGGCAGCGCAAAAAGCCTTTTTGGCTCAGCAAGATCGCCTAAATATTGATCGGGCCAAAAAGGATTTGGCCAAAGAGCGCAAACAATGGCAAAAAAAGTATGAAAAGAAAAAGGCCCAACTAGCACAGGCCGATGAGGAATTTTTTCGGCAAGAAGCGAGGACAGTTATTGTCCTTAAATATAAAAGTTGGAGAAAGGAATTAAAAAAGGTAGAAAAGCTACTGTATAAAAAAGCCCAAAAAAATATAGCGGGCGAAGCCCTAGCGAATTGGAAAAAAGCCTTTTTATCCTTAAGCATACAGCATCATCAGGATCTATGGCAGTTGTCGGCTCAGCAAGAGGCGCTTTTTTCTCCATTTTCATTTGAAGAGCGGATGAATTTTGAGCAAAAAGATCGGCAGAAAGTGTTGGAGGAATGTTTGGCGGCTTATCATCAGGAATATGGGCATGAAAAAGCCCCCAAAAAGGGGGCAATTTAGGAATACTTATAGTTGGTCTTGGTTTTACATATCATTGTCATAGCAGCGGCCATATTCATCGGCTTCTTTGCAGCTATTGACGGTAGTAGTTGCTTGCTGCAAAAGTCTGTTTTGCAGAGAAATATATTTTTGGGGTGTATTTCTTAGTTCTCCAGGCATTTGGATATTAAGTAGGTCGCCATCAAAGCGATCATCGAAGCCATCTTGGTCCAAATCTCTAAAATTATCGAC
This genomic interval from Saprospira grandis contains the following:
- a CDS encoding FISUMP domain-containing protein — its product is MRKQLLFCFLALGFLSSCRTANNSGSFTDPRDGQSYKTVNLSGNVWMAENLRFEHAEAQPYGKDESKKSDGLLYSLAGARNACPEGWHLPSVAEWKFLLKKAGGYYHEVVNGRKPERKDSPSSVFLKINEGDGFGFPVLPIGWGSPKNGGLFMDQGKKTAFWSDTGHPTMRKYHKFVLFNFEEQRVTITQKPFDDLLLPCRCVQD
- a CDS encoding protein kinase domain-containing protein, translating into MSRASYYLEKTKKRIILAHKPFARGGEGALYKVRSPRRLQDRVVKLYYPHKLQAEKRSKLRALANYPPQGLGEEQSPIFVWPEEIVVDQHKQLRGFMMPFVQGHKLELFCLPKLPARLGSYFQKYNLSAENGRVLRLRLAFELSLGLARLQAEGPYVLVDLKPENILLTADNQLAFVDLDAMQLEHPQGLEKATVTTPEYSAPEYYRDGRPSVFDSSWDNFALAVIIYKLLFGIHPFAAAAGGKYAELTSLHQKIEAGLFPHQSEIPFSVIPPPHQRFKEESTALQEAFKQAFILGHSSPQDRPSARAYCSILWAELKDPNLLGRFLDFYPIVWRKKGELLTVEELATNFGQEEKSIVALEAPILAHWEQQALELPQELPSAVIIPPHLRKEILWALPILVVVAAILALNLKWAYGFQKSFLLFPISVVLALLGYFKRKKLLLQEQKRVAIGAIWAEIKAWNEESAQPPLAKKELAYWNLEEKKKDLIKEYQQALRQLEKERKILAAAEKQIDPKEEEKALKALHGQKSLPFPHHLWKKKDAFLNQLWEQSPYPFNGQKSIAAAKQQLAALEAEELEKIEQASFSTDKKAARLAILEKNYQENMALWESQQRSLDSSWQQEELEGKQRLNRLADFDRNYKKRLPSISPAFNQTLLIYMGIDSMLSLAQVDPISAELEFVGGEKRSLAPWVEQKPSLMKELYDWWQEVMAAQKAFLAQQDRLNIDRAKKDLAKERKQWQKKYEKKKAQLAQADEEFFRQEARTVIVLKYKSWRKELKKVEKLLYKKAQKNIAGEALANWKKAFLSLSIQHHQDLWQLSAQQEALFSPFSFEERMNFEQKDRQKVLEECLAAYHQEYGHEKAPKKGAI